The genomic segment GGTGTTGGTAGCCCCTGCAAATACGCCCACAAAGCCCATGCCCGCCAGCAAAGCAACAGGCAGCGGAATGAGCTGGCTAAGTGCATTGCCCAAGGTTGCGCCTATGAAAAACAGAGGCGTTACCTCACCGCCTTTGAAGCCTGCGCCAAGTGTAAAAGTAGTTGTCAGCGTTTTGACAAGAAAATCGTAAAACGGTAAATCTTCGCTGAATGCGGCTACTATGGTCGGCACGCCCAAGCCAATGTATTTGGTCGTTCCTGAAGCCCACACCGAAAGGGCAATCACTGCCCCGCCGACAACGGGACGAAGCGGCGCATATTGTATGTGATTTTTAAACAGGTTTTGCCAAAAATGCGCCATTTTGGAAAACAACAACGCCGCCAGCCCGAAACAAATACCCGCGGGAATAGTCCACAAAAAGTTTTGCGGATTCATCGGTGGCACGGTCGGGATGGCATAATGCGTATGCGCCACCTGCCAGGCATGGCAAGTGTAATCGGCAATGACGGCGGCAAAAAAAGCGGGCAAAATAGCCTCGTAGCGCATCCTGCCCAAAATCAGGACTTCCAGCGCAAAAACGGCACCCGCCAGCGGCGTACCGAAAACCGATGCAAACCCCGCACTGATACCCATGACCAAAAACATGCGGCGGTCGCGCTGTTTGAGCCTGAAAAAGTGCGTGAATTGGTCGGCGATGGCAGCACCCATTTGCACCGCTGTTCCTTCGCGCCCTGCAGAGCCACCAAAAAAGTGCGTGGCAACCGTACCGAACAACACTAAGGGCGCCATTTTGAAAGGAATCACGCGGCGCGGCTGATGAAACTCGTCAATAATCTGATTGTTGCCGCCTGCCACTTCCTGCCCGTAGCGATGATACAACCAACCGATAACAAACCCACCAAGCGGCAAAAAAGCGATAATCCACAGATGGCTTTCCCGAAAGTGCGTTGCCCAATCCAAGGCAACCAGAAAAAATGCCGAAGCCGACCCCGCCAAAATACCCACTAACAGCGCAAAAAACAGCCATTTGAAAGTGTCCGTCAGCAGCGGGATTTGTTCTATTTTATTGGTTTTCAACATGTTATTTTAAAAATTATCGTTGTAGGGACAGGGCATGCCCGTTGCACGTCGCTTGTCCCTACTTGCAAACCCCATCACCGCACCGCCGCGGCGCGTCGCAAGCGGTCGTTGATGGCTCTTCCCAAGCTCTCTTCGGGCAGCAGTTCGGCAAATATAACACGAATCGGCAAACTGTCTAAGTAGCGCAAGGCAGCAAAAAGTCTTTGCGCTGCCTCAGCATAGTCGCCTGTTGAAGACAGTACAACCTGATGATTTTCAGGTATTTGCAAAAATTTTTTCTTAAATGACAAAATGCCTGTTGTTTTCGGGTCGGCTTGTGCAACCAGTTCGTCCAAATTGCCCAAAACCAACGGAATGCGCGGCGCATAGTGGCTTTTGAGCATACCCGGGGCGGCAGGTTGCGAAGAGGAATGTTGCATCACGCGCACCTTGCCGATGACTGCCTCAACAGCTTCCACCGAAAGCCCCCCTTTGCGATAAATAACCGCTTTCTCGCCCTCAAAACCCACAATGGTAGATTCCAGCCCTACGCGGCAAGCCCCGCCGTCCAAAATGTAAGGAATTTTATCACCCAATTGGTCGGCGACGTGCTGCGCAGTGGTCGGGCTGATGTAGCCGAAGGGATTGGCACTCGGCGCTGCCAGCGGAAAGGATAATTTTTTCAACAGTTCCAGCGTGAGCGGATGGTTCGGTACGCGCAGCGCCACACGCGGCAACCCGCTTGTACAAAGGTCGGGGATGATGTCCCGTTTGGGCAGCAGTAGCGTCAGCGGTCCGGGCATGAATTGCGCTGCCAATTGTTGCGCCTTTTCGGGAAAGTCCGTTGCATATCGGCTGATGTGGCTCACCTCGGCAATGTGTACAATGAGCGGGTCAAATTGCGGACGATTTTTTACTTCAAAAATGGTGGCAAGTGCCTTTTCGGAAAGAGCATTGCCTGCCAGCCCGTAAACGGTTTCCGTCGGTATGGCGACCACCTCGCCCGCCTGCAAGTGCGCCGCGGCTG from the Rhodoflexus caldus genome contains:
- a CDS encoding voltage-gated chloride channel family protein, with translation MLKTNKIEQIPLLTDTFKWLFFALLVGILAGSASAFFLVALDWATHFRESHLWIIAFLPLGGFVIGWLYHRYGQEVAGGNNQIIDEFHQPRRVIPFKMAPLVLFGTVATHFFGGSAGREGTAVQMGAAIADQFTHFFRLKQRDRRMFLVMGISAGFASVFGTPLAGAVFALEVLILGRMRYEAILPAFFAAVIADYTCHAWQVAHTHYAIPTVPPMNPQNFLWTIPAGICFGLAALLFSKMAHFWQNLFKNHIQYAPLRPVVGGAVIALSVWASGTTKYIGLGVPTIVAAFSEDLPFYDFLVKTLTTTFTLGAGFKGGEVTPLFFIGATLGNALSQLIPLPVALLAGMGFVGVFAGATNTPIACTLMGIELFGAESGVFIALACVVAYLFSGHTGIYGSQIVGSTKHQVFLRKKTRRIGEL
- a CDS encoding L-threonylcarbamoyladenylate synthase — protein: MIGTSIETAAAHLQAGEVVAIPTETVYGLAGNALSEKALATIFEVKNRPQFDPLIVHIAEVSHISRYATDFPEKAQQLAAQFMPGPLTLLLPKRDIIPDLCTSGLPRVALRVPNHPLTLELLKKLSFPLAAPSANPFGYISPTTAQHVADQLGDKIPYILDGGACRVGLESTIVGFEGEKAVIYRKGGLSVEAVEAVIGKVRVMQHSSSQPAAPGMLKSHYAPRIPLVLGNLDELVAQADPKTTGILSFKKKFLQIPENHQVVLSSTGDYAEAAQRLFAALRYLDSLPIRVIFAELLPEESLGRAINDRLRRAAAVR